A window of the Ostrea edulis chromosome 1, xbOstEdul1.1, whole genome shotgun sequence genome harbors these coding sequences:
- the LOC125664361 gene encoding protein mono-ADP-ribosyltransferase PARP12-like isoform X1, with protein MRLVTVHHLQLCIKPFQPIILSFLLLKLGNATLSEREPVEFLLELRPTTSFNTEKTASALICFTVAVDGMKFEGYGKTKTEAQHEAATAALKALFNIVCTKGLETTEADSDNESIASEISLVGESADQKLKEVSRRDSNLNDVRDQLEKDVFSFLVKECGGCTSLKRFKEMYNSLPEDFDEWLLKKKKILAVYKKEGKPTYIAPFLRDAETCLHELGLGNRKRCQRRNCNYFHVCMWNLNGMCKRGDKCTYGHTFTSGNNKEIKCKLGLNRFRDKEIRTILKCRYPQVCPASHCEANTPEECPFLHVCYNYIRDKCQNSPCSKGHTLDDPHNKWVLSVYGMSRWPRQQLARLKAVVSIHRGPKRNTNEEDTSLEVDNHEKASDSLSSSENYLAEGGDNPIDERVKNYEIEQNKGESKNERSEEVYKTKLERRNRWDKPVEDTEFMAAVTTKNNPKKKPPSTSQSRGMKDIPKICLALNKSSGPCPEKCSRYHTELPYEWQIKIYGEWVCFTSNENQKIEKQYCQLSDTVESETKHDGRDYKIRLNFPDNYGLFIEIDGEPFSGPDRHIIRRLSTKSFADSLEIASSGSFHTQWRWYYKDKADVWIPYEGDDFQSTLELKYLKGQKTYVFTRLNHGLKYRISFSEMQETNLDTQEAQAIRRRPLFISFSDVRAKNYLKSVRVTILHPVPPGWCLWDLAHDFEQVELEQITEEFKKIEKDFFTSMNYKFFRIENIYRVQNKTLWNEYEKRKEFMEFDMKKIESRIEGRHLFHGTGSMDECYGICTSNFDLQSSGKNATAYGKGL; from the exons atgagattggtcactgttcatcATCTTCAGCTTTGCATTAAGCCATTTCAACCTATTATACTTagttttttacttttaaaactAGGAAACGCTACTTTATCAGAGAGAGAGCCTGTGGAATTTTTATTGGAGCTACGACCAACAACATCCTTCAACACAGAAAAGACAGCTTCAGCATTAATTTGCTTTACTGTTGCGGTAGATGGGATGAAATTTGAGGGATATGGCAAGACAAAGACAGAAGCTCAACATGAAGCAGCAACTGCAGCTCTTAAAGCCCTATTCAATATTGTTTGTACTAAAG GACTGGAAACGACTGAGGCCGACTCAGACAATGAGAGTATTGCTAGTGAAATATCCCTTGTGGGGGAGAGTGCAGATCAAAAGCTGAAGGAAGTATCAAGAAGAGATTCAAATCTTAATGATGTTCGAGATCAGTTGGAAAAAGATGTGTTCTCTTTTCTTGTAAAAGAATGTGGTGGATGCACcagtttgaaaagatttaaaGAGATGTACAATTCTCTACCTGAGGACTTTGATGAGTGGttattgaagaaaaagaaaatactagCTGTGTATAAGAAAGAAGGAAAACCTACGTATATTGCACCTTTCTTAAGAGATGCAGAAACTTGTCTTCATGAATTAGGCCTTGGAAATAGAAAAAGATGTCAACGGAGAAATTGCAATTATTTTCATGTTTGCATGTGGAACCTCAATGGTATGTGCAAACGTGGTGACAAATGTACATATGGACATACATTCACCTCCGGTAACAACAAAGAAATTAAATGCAAACTGGGACTGAATCGATTTCGGGATAAAGAAATTCGCACAATATTAAAATGCAGATATCCTCAAGTGTGCCCAGCATCCCACTGTGAAGCGAACACTCCCGAGGAGTGTCCATTTCTTCATGTCTGTTACAACTATATTCGAGATAAATGTCAAAATTCACCTTGCAGCAAAGGTCATACTTTAGATGATCCTCACAACAAATGGGTTTTATCTGTTTATGGAATGTCACGATGGCCTAGACAACAACTTGCTCGCTTAAAAGCTGTGGTTTCCATTCACCGTGGACCAAAGAGAAACACAAATGAAGAAGATACATCATTGGAAGTTGATAATCACGAAAAAGCTTCAGATTCCCTCAGCTCGTCAGAAAATTATTTAGCAGAAGGAGGTGATAATCCTATTGATGAGAGGgtgaaaaattatgaaatagaGCAAAATAAAGGAGAAAGCAAAAATGAAAGATCGGAGGAAGTATACAAGACCAAGCTTGAAAGACGAAATCGATGGGATAAGCCAGTTGAAGACACTGAATTCATGGCTGCTGTTACAACTAAAAATAATCCAAAGAAAAAAC CCCCGTCGACGTCACAAAGTCGGGGAATGAAAGATATACCAAAAATTTGTTTGGCGTTGAACAAATCCAGTGGACCATGTCCTGAAAAGTGTAGCAGGTATCATACGGAACTCCCCTATGAGTGGCAGATAAAGATATACGGAGAATGGGTCTGTTTTACAAGCAATGAAAACCAAAAAATAGAAAAGCAATATTGCCAACTATCTGATACAGTCGAAAGCGAG aCAAAGCATGATGGTAGAGATTACAAGATTCGACTTAATTTTCCGGATAATTATGGACTTTTCATCGAAATTGACGGCGAGCCTTTTAGTGGTCCTGACCGCCACATCATCAGACGTCTTTCCACAAAGTCATTTGCTGATAGTTTGGAAATAGCTTCTTCTGGTTCTTTTCACACGCAGTGGAGGTGGTACTATAAAGACAAAGCGGATGTCTGGATTCCATATGAAGGG GATGATTTTCAGTCCACTTTGGAGTTAAAATATCTGAAAGGACAGAAGACGTATGTATTTACCAGACTGAATCATGGATTAAAGTATCGAATAAGTTTCTCTGAGATGCAGGAAACCAACTTAGATACACAAGAAGCTCAAGCTATACGTAGACGTccattgtttatttcattttccgATGTGCGTGCCAAGAATTA TTTGAAATCTGTGAGGGTTACCATTCTTCATCCAGTACCTCCTGGTTGGTGTCTATGGGATCTCGCTCATGATTTCGAACAAGTGGAACTGGAACAAATTACAGAAGAGTTTAAGAAGATTGAGAAAGATTTTTTCACATCGATGAACTACAAATTCTTCAGAATAGAGAACATATATCGTGTACAGAACAAAACTCTTTGGAATGAGTATGAAAA GAGAAAAGAATTCATGGAATTTGACATGAAGAAGATAGAATCGAGAATCGAAGGAAGACATTTGTTCCACGGGACAGGCTCCATGGATGAATGTTATGGAATATGTACCAGCAACTTCGATCTTCAATCAAGTGGTAAAAATGCTACTGCGTATGGAAAAGGGTTATAA
- the LOC125664361 gene encoding protein mono-ADP-ribosyltransferase PARP12-like isoform X2 — translation MSEQRSKVRGGRGSGSSDDNGPRRNATLSEREPVEFLLELRPTTSFNTEKTASALICFTVAVDGMKFEGYGKTKTEAQHEAATAALKALFNIVCTKGLETTEADSDNESIASEISLVGESADQKLKEVSRRDSNLNDVRDQLEKDVFSFLVKECGGCTSLKRFKEMYNSLPEDFDEWLLKKKKILAVYKKEGKPTYIAPFLRDAETCLHELGLGNRKRCQRRNCNYFHVCMWNLNGMCKRGDKCTYGHTFTSGNNKEIKCKLGLNRFRDKEIRTILKCRYPQVCPASHCEANTPEECPFLHVCYNYIRDKCQNSPCSKGHTLDDPHNKWVLSVYGMSRWPRQQLARLKAVVSIHRGPKRNTNEEDTSLEVDNHEKASDSLSSSENYLAEGGDNPIDERVKNYEIEQNKGESKNERSEEVYKTKLERRNRWDKPVEDTEFMAAVTTKNNPKKKPPSTSQSRGMKDIPKICLALNKSSGPCPEKCSRYHTELPYEWQIKIYGEWVCFTSNENQKIEKQYCQLSDTVESETKHDGRDYKIRLNFPDNYGLFIEIDGEPFSGPDRHIIRRLSTKSFADSLEIASSGSFHTQWRWYYKDKADVWIPYEGDDFQSTLELKYLKGQKTYVFTRLNHGLKYRISFSEMQETNLDTQEAQAIRRRPLFISFSDVRAKNYLKSVRVTILHPVPPGWCLWDLAHDFEQVELEQITEEFKKIEKDFFTSMNYKFFRIENIYRVQNKTLWNEYEKRKEFMEFDMKKIESRIEGRHLFHGTGSMDECYGICTSNFDLQSSGKNATAYGKGL, via the exons AACAGAGAAGTAAAGTTAGAGGAGGACGAGGATCTGGAAGTTCCGATGACAATGGACCTCGCA GAAACGCTACTTTATCAGAGAGAGAGCCTGTGGAATTTTTATTGGAGCTACGACCAACAACATCCTTCAACACAGAAAAGACAGCTTCAGCATTAATTTGCTTTACTGTTGCGGTAGATGGGATGAAATTTGAGGGATATGGCAAGACAAAGACAGAAGCTCAACATGAAGCAGCAACTGCAGCTCTTAAAGCCCTATTCAATATTGTTTGTACTAAAG GACTGGAAACGACTGAGGCCGACTCAGACAATGAGAGTATTGCTAGTGAAATATCCCTTGTGGGGGAGAGTGCAGATCAAAAGCTGAAGGAAGTATCAAGAAGAGATTCAAATCTTAATGATGTTCGAGATCAGTTGGAAAAAGATGTGTTCTCTTTTCTTGTAAAAGAATGTGGTGGATGCACcagtttgaaaagatttaaaGAGATGTACAATTCTCTACCTGAGGACTTTGATGAGTGGttattgaagaaaaagaaaatactagCTGTGTATAAGAAAGAAGGAAAACCTACGTATATTGCACCTTTCTTAAGAGATGCAGAAACTTGTCTTCATGAATTAGGCCTTGGAAATAGAAAAAGATGTCAACGGAGAAATTGCAATTATTTTCATGTTTGCATGTGGAACCTCAATGGTATGTGCAAACGTGGTGACAAATGTACATATGGACATACATTCACCTCCGGTAACAACAAAGAAATTAAATGCAAACTGGGACTGAATCGATTTCGGGATAAAGAAATTCGCACAATATTAAAATGCAGATATCCTCAAGTGTGCCCAGCATCCCACTGTGAAGCGAACACTCCCGAGGAGTGTCCATTTCTTCATGTCTGTTACAACTATATTCGAGATAAATGTCAAAATTCACCTTGCAGCAAAGGTCATACTTTAGATGATCCTCACAACAAATGGGTTTTATCTGTTTATGGAATGTCACGATGGCCTAGACAACAACTTGCTCGCTTAAAAGCTGTGGTTTCCATTCACCGTGGACCAAAGAGAAACACAAATGAAGAAGATACATCATTGGAAGTTGATAATCACGAAAAAGCTTCAGATTCCCTCAGCTCGTCAGAAAATTATTTAGCAGAAGGAGGTGATAATCCTATTGATGAGAGGgtgaaaaattatgaaatagaGCAAAATAAAGGAGAAAGCAAAAATGAAAGATCGGAGGAAGTATACAAGACCAAGCTTGAAAGACGAAATCGATGGGATAAGCCAGTTGAAGACACTGAATTCATGGCTGCTGTTACAACTAAAAATAATCCAAAGAAAAAAC CCCCGTCGACGTCACAAAGTCGGGGAATGAAAGATATACCAAAAATTTGTTTGGCGTTGAACAAATCCAGTGGACCATGTCCTGAAAAGTGTAGCAGGTATCATACGGAACTCCCCTATGAGTGGCAGATAAAGATATACGGAGAATGGGTCTGTTTTACAAGCAATGAAAACCAAAAAATAGAAAAGCAATATTGCCAACTATCTGATACAGTCGAAAGCGAG aCAAAGCATGATGGTAGAGATTACAAGATTCGACTTAATTTTCCGGATAATTATGGACTTTTCATCGAAATTGACGGCGAGCCTTTTAGTGGTCCTGACCGCCACATCATCAGACGTCTTTCCACAAAGTCATTTGCTGATAGTTTGGAAATAGCTTCTTCTGGTTCTTTTCACACGCAGTGGAGGTGGTACTATAAAGACAAAGCGGATGTCTGGATTCCATATGAAGGG GATGATTTTCAGTCCACTTTGGAGTTAAAATATCTGAAAGGACAGAAGACGTATGTATTTACCAGACTGAATCATGGATTAAAGTATCGAATAAGTTTCTCTGAGATGCAGGAAACCAACTTAGATACACAAGAAGCTCAAGCTATACGTAGACGTccattgtttatttcattttccgATGTGCGTGCCAAGAATTA TTTGAAATCTGTGAGGGTTACCATTCTTCATCCAGTACCTCCTGGTTGGTGTCTATGGGATCTCGCTCATGATTTCGAACAAGTGGAACTGGAACAAATTACAGAAGAGTTTAAGAAGATTGAGAAAGATTTTTTCACATCGATGAACTACAAATTCTTCAGAATAGAGAACATATATCGTGTACAGAACAAAACTCTTTGGAATGAGTATGAAAA GAGAAAAGAATTCATGGAATTTGACATGAAGAAGATAGAATCGAGAATCGAAGGAAGACATTTGTTCCACGGGACAGGCTCCATGGATGAATGTTATGGAATATGTACCAGCAACTTCGATCTTCAATCAAGTGGTAAAAATGCTACTGCGTATGGAAAAGGGTTATAA